The segment GCCGAGCACGACGGCGAACACCGAGTAGACGCCCTCGTCTCCGAAGACGTACTTGAAATAGAAGAGTCCGAGCCCGGTCGTGATCGAGAAGGCCGACATGAACAGCAGCATCGCGACGCCGGCGACGAGGAGCTGGTCGTTGCGGACGATGATCCGGAACAGCTCGCGCAGCTTCGTCGCCCCGCTGGGCACCGGGATCGTCGGGTCCTCGCGGACCAGGAGCACCATCACCGTCTGGAAGACGAGCATGAGCACCGCCGCGGCGAGTGCGATGACCGTGTACGCCGAGCGCAGGTCGCCGGTGACCGCGGCCAGCGCGTTCGAGACGGGGACGATCGCGACGACCATCGAGAAGACGCCGATGTTGGCGCAGATCCGGGCGAAGGCGCCGATGCGCTCGCGCTCGTCCTGATCCTGCGTGAGCGCGGGAAGCATCGACCAGTAGCCCAGGTCGTTCATCGTGTACGAGATCTCCCACGCCACATACACGACGGTGAAGACGACGACGAAGGCGGCGTCGTCGAGGCCGAAGTCGGTGAACATCAGCACGAGGAAGAGGCAGGAGAGCACCGCCCCGACGACGATCCAGGGCCGGAAGCGTCCCCAGCGGCTGCGGGTGTTGTCGACGATCAGCCCCATGAAGGGGTCGTTGACGGCGTCGAAGACGCGTGCGATGACGAGGACGACCGTGACTGCCGCGAGCACGCCCGCCGAGACCTCCAGCACATCGCTGAGGTAGAAGATCAAGTACATGCTCACGAGCGTGTACGACAGGTCCCGTCCCAGCGTCCCGATCCCGTAGCCGTAGCGGGTGCGCCGCACGTGCGGACCAGGAGCGGTCACTTCTCGCCCCGCCGGAACGGATTGCGCTCGGTCCATTGCGAGATCGCAGAGGAGACCGCACCCGCGGCATCGTCCAGGAGCCGGGCGGAGCGCCCGATGGCGTCGTGCGCCGCCTCCTGCCACGATGCCGCCCTGGCGCGCTCGGCGGCCGGGTCGCGCCCCTCGGCTCTCGCCCGCGCCGCGCGCTCCGCGCGATCCAGGGCTCGACCCATCGCGTCGACGGCATCGCGATACGCGGAGAACGCCGACGCGGTCACCTGCCGGTCGTCCGCATCGGGGCGCAGCCGCTGCGCCTCGGCGGCCGCGGTGAAGAACAGGCCCGTGTCGGGGTCGCGACCATCGCTCATGGTCGGAAAGGCGATGAGCTTGTGCGGATCGGTCTCGTACGTCATCCAGCGCGCCGTGAGCGCATCGTGCGCGCGGTGCAGACGAGGCAGCGGCCACTGCTCGGGCGGCAGCGCCGAGGCGAGCTCCTGCCGGGCGGCGTCGCGCTGCGCCCTGCGCGCCCGGACGGCGGCCACACCTGCTCGGAGCGCCAGTTCGGCGTCGCGCAACGCCCTGCGCGCCGCCGCGACCTCGGCGGCGCCGACCGCCGACACGGCCCGATCGGCCGCGGCCTTTGCGGCATCCGCCCTGGCGAGCTTGACCGTCACCCGCGCACGCGCCACTTCTTCCTGCGCGCGCTGCAGGTCGTGCCGAGCGGCGTCGTAGGCGAGTCGCCGACGCAGATCCCGCTTCATGCCGCGCACCGCCAGCACCCCGGCAGCGCCCGCGGCCGCCGCGACGGGGCCGAGCCACCAGAACTCGGCCGCGAACGCCCACAGAGGATCCACCCGTCGAGACTATCCATCGCCGCCGTCGCCATGGGACGAGCCTACGTCGCCACCCTCACACCAGAGTCTGCTGCCAGGCCGCGTGCAGCTGGGCGAACTTGCCCGTGCCGCCGATGAGGGCGTCGGGGGTGTCGTCTTCGATGATGCGGCCGTGCTCCATGACGAGTACCCGGTCGGCGATCGCGACCGTCGACAGGCGGTGCGCGATGATGATGGCCGTGCGGTCGGCGAGCAGCGTCTGCAGCGCATCCTGGATGAGTCGTTCGGAGGGGATGTCCAGCGATGCCGTCGCCTCGTCGAGGATGAGCACGGCGGGGTCGGCCAGGAATGCCCTCGCGAACGAGATCAGCTGGCGCTGCCCGGCGGAGACCCGGCCGCCGCGCTTGTTCACGTCGGTGCCGTAGCCGTCGGGCAGCGCCTCGATGAACCCGTCGGCGCCGACCGCGCGTGCCGCGGCGCGGATCTCGTCGAGCGTCGCATCGGGCTTGCCGAGGGCGATGTTGTCGGCGACGGTGCCGCTGAACAGGTACGCCTCCTGCGTGACCATCACGATGGCGCGGCGCAGGTCCTTCGGATGCAGCGAGCGCAGATCCACGCCGTCGAGCGTCACTGCGCCGACGGTGGGGTCGTAGAAGCGCGAGATGAGTTTGGCGAGCGTCGACTTGCCCGCACCCGTCGTGC is part of the Microbacterium pseudoresistens genome and harbors:
- a CDS encoding glycoside-pentoside-hexuronide (GPH):cation symporter produces the protein MTAPGPHVRRTRYGYGIGTLGRDLSYTLVSMYLIFYLSDVLEVSAGVLAAVTVVLVIARVFDAVNDPFMGLIVDNTRSRWGRFRPWIVVGAVLSCLFLVLMFTDFGLDDAAFVVVFTVVYVAWEISYTMNDLGYWSMLPALTQDQDERERIGAFARICANIGVFSMVVAIVPVSNALAAVTGDLRSAYTVIALAAAVLMLVFQTVMVLLVREDPTIPVPSGATKLRELFRIIVRNDQLLVAGVAMLLFMSAFSITTGLGLFYFKYVFGDEGVYSVFAVVLGVAQIAALACFPLLSRLASRRTLFTASVACVALGYVLFSFTPPGALAMIVIAGLLIFSAQAAIQLLMLMFIADTVEYGHWKLGSRNDSITLSLQPFVYKMAAAVSNGVIGWTVIASGMQEATGAADMSPEGTTLIRGSMFWLPLILIVLSYLVYRIWYRLDAARYARIVEELRLRAHDVAPREGAIGG